The Acidobacteriota bacterium DNA window GGCCGCCCGCGCTCGACGATCTACGCCTGCGGGCCTTGGGTGATGATGAAGCGAGTCGCCGAGATAGCTGTTCAGTTTGAAGCCCGCTGCTTTGTTTCGCTCGAAGCGCCCATGGGCTGCGGCTTCGGCGTGTGCGTGGGCTGCGTAGTCGCCGTTAAAACAAGAGGAACGAACGAATACGGTTCATATAAGCGCGTTTGCACTGACGGCTCAATATTCCCGGCTGAATCGATTAGATGGGAAGTGGATCCGATCGCCCACTAACAATCTCGATGCGGGTTCAGGACTAGCGATCTCATTTCGAGCATACAGCAAACATGGCAGACGGAACTAACAACGATCCGAGGCTCGCAGTCGAGATCTCTGGCATCCGTTTCAACAACCCGGTGATTGGAGCATCCGGCACTTTCGGATACGGGCTTGAGTTCGCGGACCTCATAGATTTGAACAGGCTTGGCGGCTTCGCTACCAAAGGGCTTTCAGCGCGCCCGCTGCCCGGCAACCCGCCTCCTCGAATCGTTGAAACGCACGGCGGTATGTTGAACGCGATCGGTCTTCAGAACATCGGTGCGCGCGCGTTCGTCGAAGAAAAGCTTCCCCTGCTTGCGCGTTACGACACGCGAATCATTGCAAACGTGTTCGGCTATTCGGACGACGAATACATCGAAGCCATCACGATCCTGAACGACGGCGACGGTATCGCAGCCTATGAGCTGAACATATCGTGCCCTAACGTAAAGGAAGGCGGCATCGTGATCGGCAATTCGCCCACCGCAGCAGCGCGGCTCACTGAGAAAGCAAAGCTGGCGTCCTCTCGACCGCTCATAGTCAAGCTATCTCCAAACGTTACTGATATCGCCATACTGGCCCGTGCGATCGTCGACGCCGGAGCAGACTGTATTTCGTTGATTAACACAATCGTAGGGATGTCGATCGATGTGAACACACGGAAACCGCGGTTGAGCTACGGCACGGGTGGGCTGTCAGGCCCGGCTATTCGCCCGATCGCAGTTCGCATGGTTCACGAAGTAGCGAGAGCCGTTGACGTGCCGCTAATCGGCATCGGCGGCATAGCCTCTGCCGCCGACGCGCTTGAATTCATTATCGCCGGCGCAACCGCGATTCAGATCGGAACAGCCAACTACTATGACCCCACAGTCACGATGAAGGTGATTGACGGCCTTACAGCACACTGCGAAAGTCACCACATCGCAACGATCAAAGGCCTGATCGGCTCGCTAGAATAGGGGTGCCTTAACTCAGCGGTACGCGACAAATCTTGACTTCGCATTCCGCTCGGCGTATAACCTGTCTGCCCCGATTCTAAAACAAGCGAGCAGGTACTATCGCAGATCGCAGACAGCGACTTCTTAAACTTCGGGGCTTCCTCACGCCAGAGAGTCAATTGCAGTAATGAGGTTCTTGCGAGCAAATAAAACGGGGATAGATAGAATGAAATTAGTCAAAGGTGAACCCAACGAGTCAGATTTCGGATGGATAGGTCGCGGGATCGAAGTTAAGGGCGACATAGCATTCGCTGATCGGCTTCAAGTCGATGGTAATGTTACGGGCAAGCTGAAATCCGACAGCGGAACTCTCATAGTAGGCGAGTCGGGCCGGCTCGATGCGCAAATCGACGTCGGCGTTTGCGTAGTTCACGGAGAGCTTCACGGCAACCTAGTCGCGCGGTCCAAAGTCGAGATTCGCAGGACCGGTCGCGTTCACGGAGACGTGGTTACGCCAGTGCTGCTAGTCGAAGAGGGCGCGGTGTTCAACGGGGCAATCAGGATGACCCAGGAAACCGGCGCCCGTCTGCTCGAAGAAGTCCGGCCGAGTGATGTTGACGCTGAGGGCCGCCGGCAAGCAAGCGGCGCATAAATCATCTTAAGGTAGTCCTCTCCCTCGCGTTGAACTCCGAAAGACAGCGGTAGTGTCCTAATCTTGTGTTGGCCGACCAGGACACTATCAAGCGACCGCGTATTTGGACTGCGGTGGCGTCTTTGCGTTGCCACCGCTTTCTGTCGTTTCGTGGGCGATAACCAAAAGCGGCGGCAACGCACAAAGGCCGCCGCAGTCCAAATATTCCGTCGCCCGTAATCGGGTCGTGCGCCCAGGCCACCTGCAAATATCAACACAAGATTAGGACACTACCGCCCCGGCTTGAATCGAGTTCTTCTCGCCGCTATATTCGAAACTGGCGATGATGATTTGTAGTATTCAAGAGAGAGCGACGATCGAGGCGGCTCATTAACCCTTTCCGAGGAAGCGATGCTACCGGCGACGACAACCACCCCAATCCCCTCGAGCGTCAAGGACCAGCTCATCGTCGCGCTGGATGTGCCGGATCGCGACAGCGCGTTGCGGCTGGTCGAACGGCTGAGCGGCGCCGTCGGGATGTTCAAGATCGGGAGCCAGCTCTTCACCGCCGAAGGCCCACAGCTCGTGCGCGAGATTGTAACTGCCGGAGAGCGCGTGTTTCTTGACCTCAAGTTTCACGACATACCCAACACTGTAGCCGGCGCGGTTGAATCTGCGGCTCGGCTCGGGGTCTCAATACTAAACGTGCACACCCTGGGCGGGTCGGAGATGATGCGCGCGGCCGCACACGCGGTCGGCGATCGCGGCTTGCTATGGATCACCCGGCCAGCAGTGCTCGGCGTAACGGTTCTCACGAGCATGGACAAATCCGATCTTTCCGACGTCGGGATCACGCCGGACTTGAGCTCCGAAGTTGTACGCCTGGCCGCCCTCGCGCAGGATTCAGGATTGGACGGCATAGTCGCGTCGCCACATGAGATTCGCCTGATCCGCGAGCGCATCACAGCAGAGCGGTTCATCATACTTACACCTGGCATACGTCCGGCGTGGTCGGCGAAGGCCGACCAGAAGCGCATCGCAACTCCTGCCCACGCGATACGCGACGGCGCCGACTTTATCGTCGTCGGACGCGCCATCACCGACAGCGCCGACCCGCGCGCCGCCGCCGAACTAATCCTTGAAGAGATCAATGCCGAGTAGCCGATTCGGCAGCAACCCCAGCAATCAATGATAAGCCAGGCGCCGCCGCAGTATCGAGTCGAAGGCTCGGGCCCCCTGTTAATCTACATCGCCGGCCTGGATGGTACGGGCCAGCTCTTCTTCAAGCAGATTCCGCCGCTCACGCGCTCCCGTCGCGTAGTAACGTTTCGATCTCGCGAAGGCGGCCGATTCACGTATGAGGATTTGACCGATGATCTGGCTGCGATCATCCGGGACCTTGGAGAAAAGCAAGCGACGATACTGGGAGAATCTTTTGGCGGGACCGTCGCGCTCAGCTTTGCGTTGCGCTATCCACAGATGGTCGAAAGGCTGGTGGTGATCAATTCGTTTCCGCGCTTTCGGAACCGGTTCACGATCAAGCTCGGCGCGATGCTGGCCTCAGGCTTGCCGTTTCGGTTGCTTTGGCCGGTGCGGCGAGCGGCGAACACTCTGGGCTTGCTTGTAGATGAAGTGAGCCGCGAAGATCGACGCATCTTCTGGAAAGCGATCCGAACAGTCAGCGGCGAAGCTTACGCGCGGCGCCTTCATCTCATCGCTGAACTCGATCTCGAGGACCGCCTCTCCGAAATTCGATCGCCCGCGCTGTTCATCGCCGGCGATCGAGACCTGCTGATTCCATCCGTCAAAGAAGCGCACGCGATGGCCGCGCGAATGCCCAACGCAACAGTGAAGGTGATAAGAGGTGCAGGCCACGCATGTTTGCTGGGCAATCGAGTCCGCCTCGCCGAGCTACTCGCGGAGTAGTTACCTCTCGTCTGCGGGACGCTGCCACTACGAGCCGTCTTCTGCTTAGGTGAGTCGAGTGCGGTCCACACAAATCTCAAGGCTGTTTTGGCGAATGGCGCAACAGATACTTCTTTCTAAGTTCTTTTCTGACGTACATCAGAAACCGGCCAGTTGATCCGATCGCTTTGTACTCGCTCATTACCCCTTCCAGCTCGGGATACTTGAGAATAGCGAGATCCCCATTGAAGAAGCCGATTTCGTCGACTATGTACTTGGGCTGAGTCTCTTCAAGATCGCGCGCAAGCTGAACGCGCGCTTTGGCGGTGGCTGCTTCGTCAA harbors:
- a CDS encoding polymer-forming cytoskeletal protein, with translation MKLVKGEPNESDFGWIGRGIEVKGDIAFADRLQVDGNVTGKLKSDSGTLIVGESGRLDAQIDVGVCVVHGELHGNLVARSKVEIRRTGRVHGDVVTPVLLVEEGAVFNGAIRMTQETGARLLEEVRPSDVDAEGRRQASGA
- the pyrF gene encoding orotidine-5'-phosphate decarboxylase, whose amino-acid sequence is MLPATTTTPIPSSVKDQLIVALDVPDRDSALRLVERLSGAVGMFKIGSQLFTAEGPQLVREIVTAGERVFLDLKFHDIPNTVAGAVESAARLGVSILNVHTLGGSEMMRAAAHAVGDRGLLWITRPAVLGVTVLTSMDKSDLSDVGITPDLSSEVVRLAALAQDSGLDGIVASPHEIRLIRERITAERFIILTPGIRPAWSAKADQKRIATPAHAIRDGADFIVVGRAITDSADPRAAAELILEEINAE
- a CDS encoding dihydroorotate dehydrogenase translates to MADGTNNDPRLAVEISGIRFNNPVIGASGTFGYGLEFADLIDLNRLGGFATKGLSARPLPGNPPPRIVETHGGMLNAIGLQNIGARAFVEEKLPLLARYDTRIIANVFGYSDDEYIEAITILNDGDGIAAYELNISCPNVKEGGIVIGNSPTAAARLTEKAKLASSRPLIVKLSPNVTDIAILARAIVDAGADCISLINTIVGMSIDVNTRKPRLSYGTGGLSGPAIRPIAVRMVHEVARAVDVPLIGIGGIASAADALEFIIAGATAIQIGTANYYDPTVTMKVIDGLTAHCESHHIATIKGLIGSLE
- a CDS encoding alpha/beta hydrolase, giving the protein MISQAPPQYRVEGSGPLLIYIAGLDGTGQLFFKQIPPLTRSRRVVTFRSREGGRFTYEDLTDDLAAIIRDLGEKQATILGESFGGTVALSFALRYPQMVERLVVINSFPRFRNRFTIKLGAMLASGLPFRLLWPVRRAANTLGLLVDEVSREDRRIFWKAIRTVSGEAYARRLHLIAELDLEDRLSEIRSPALFIAGDRDLLIPSVKEAHAMAARMPNATVKVIRGAGHACLLGNRVRLAELLAE